Proteins encoded by one window of Moorella humiferrea:
- a CDS encoding YwgA family protein produces the protein MNILNKYYMLIKLLTAVGEVHGRKKLQKMVYLLQEQGYAFKESFGYHLYGPYSEELSTEVDEMKFLGLLEEKVETTVYGYKQYIYSLSERGKRASDFAGHLAVPDSFEEAARELAQFDARTLELIATLRFLRKINYSDTEAARYVKELKPEQEYKDGEIEKALKFLEEKFSK, from the coding sequence ATGAATATATTGAATAAGTATTATATGTTAATAAAGCTACTAACTGCAGTGGGAGAAGTGCATGGTCGCAAAAAACTACAGAAAATGGTATATCTACTTCAAGAACAAGGATATGCCTTTAAGGAAAGTTTTGGCTATCACCTTTACGGGCCATACTCAGAAGAACTTTCTACGGAAGTAGATGAAATGAAATTCCTAGGTTTATTGGAAGAGAAGGTGGAAACGACAGTTTATGGATACAAACAATATATATATTCTTTATCCGAGAGGGGGAAAAGGGCGTCGGACTTTGCTGGCCATTTGGCAGTCCCGGATTCCTTTGAGGAAGCAGCCAGGGAATTGGCCCAGTTTGATGCCCGTACTCTAGAGTTGATTGCCACCTTAAGGTTTCTTCGGAAAATAAATTATTCAGATACAGAGGCTGCCCGTTATGTAAAGGAACTAAAGCCAGAACAAGAATATAAAGATGGGGAAATTGAAAAGGCCTTAAAATTTTTGGAGGAGAAGTTTTCAAAGTAA
- a CDS encoding UDP-glucose 4-epimerase, whose amino-acid sequence MTGKKVPYRIGPRRLGDPAVLVASVGKAMAELGWRPRYTELEDIITTAWQWHRRKPRGFNG is encoded by the coding sequence GTGACGGGGAAAAAGGTGCCCTACCGTATCGGTCCCCGGCGGCTCGGCGACCCGGCGGTGCTGGTAGCCTCGGTAGGAAAAGCCATGGCGGAGTTAGGCTGGCGACCGCGGTATACCGAACTGGAGGACATTATTACTACGGCCTGGCAGTGGCACCGTCGCAAGCCGCGGGGATTTAACGGTTAA
- a CDS encoding sugar transferase — MRWTKVVKIAGDLFLVNFSFWLAFWLRFGGSIPAVNWHAYRTIAIWITLAAFVFFYSYGLYVGGRYRWIEIFAALVWVVALTILSGLGISYMLQKYAFPRSVFLLTAPIQLALLSIWRYAVWRCSIWLQGTLTLVVVGPAVTACQRARQVAREDNRLYQVAGLVVEGGSTMSEIEFPVLGTYHELPQALDASRPGAVLFCDGIPLEYREMMLKEIMARNLPAFIVPDIYEIFLAQARLGQLDGIPVFRVDGFIAVPSRAWKRAFDIALSLCLSIIAVPLILLAALAIKIESPRGPVFYRQQRVGQGGRVFQLIKLRTMIPNAEKDTGPVLATAGDPRLTRVGRILRATRIDELPQLWNVLKGEMSFIGPRPERPIFVEQFRKEVPGYDWRHQLKVGITGLAQVQGRYSTTPADKLRYDLLYAKTISPLSDAQILLHTLKVMLMRDKAS, encoded by the coding sequence TTGCGCTGGACAAAGGTGGTAAAAATAGCCGGGGATCTTTTTTTAGTTAACTTCAGCTTCTGGTTGGCTTTCTGGCTCCGCTTCGGTGGCAGCATTCCTGCTGTTAACTGGCACGCCTACCGGACGATTGCCATCTGGATTACCCTGGCGGCCTTTGTCTTTTTTTACAGCTACGGGCTCTACGTCGGCGGCCGTTACCGCTGGATAGAGATCTTTGCCGCCCTGGTCTGGGTGGTGGCTTTGACTATCCTCAGCGGCCTGGGCATTTCATACATGCTGCAAAAGTATGCCTTCCCCCGCTCGGTGTTTCTCCTGACTGCACCAATCCAGCTCGCGCTTTTGAGCATCTGGCGGTATGCTGTCTGGCGCTGCTCTATCTGGTTACAGGGAACCCTTACGCTGGTTGTTGTTGGTCCTGCGGTTACAGCTTGCCAGCGGGCACGGCAGGTTGCCCGGGAAGACAACCGCCTCTACCAGGTGGCGGGTCTGGTAGTCGAGGGCGGTTCGACAATGTCTGAGATAGAGTTTCCAGTGCTGGGAACTTATCATGAACTTCCTCAAGCCCTTGATGCCAGCCGGCCCGGGGCGGTACTATTTTGCGATGGGATTCCCTTGGAATATCGCGAAATGATGCTGAAAGAAATTATGGCTCGTAATCTGCCCGCTTTTATAGTTCCTGATATCTATGAAATCTTTTTAGCCCAAGCCCGCCTGGGACAGCTCGACGGCATCCCTGTTTTTCGGGTGGACGGCTTTATAGCTGTGCCTTCACGCGCCTGGAAGCGTGCCTTCGATATTGCCCTGTCCCTATGTCTGTCCATAATAGCCGTACCCTTGATTTTGCTGGCGGCCCTGGCGATAAAAATAGAATCTCCCCGGGGACCGGTTTTTTACCGCCAGCAGCGGGTGGGCCAGGGAGGCCGGGTGTTCCAGTTAATCAAATTGCGGACCATGATACCTAACGCTGAAAAGGATACCGGTCCGGTACTGGCCACGGCCGGCGACCCGCGCCTGACCCGGGTGGGCCGGATTCTAAGGGCCACTCGCATTGACGAGCTACCCCAGCTCTGGAATGTCCTTAAAGGTGAAATGAGTTTCATCGGCCCCCGGCCGGAGCGGCCGATCTTTGTGGAGCAGTTCAGAAAAGAAGTGCCGGGCTACGACTGGCGCCACCAGTTGAAAGTCGGCATCACCGGCCTGGCCCAGGTCCAGGGGCGCTACAGCACCACCCCGGCCGATAAACTGCGTTATGACCTGCTCTATGCGAAAACCATCTCGCCTTTAAGCGACGCCCAGATTCTTTTACATACCCTGAAAGTCATGCTCATGCGCGATAAAGCATCATAG
- a CDS encoding protein-export chaperone SecB, with amino-acid sequence MIDKSIESNLIFRGYKVLHLSYKLNQNFKSQKNKSIPLDFKVRTESTVDETNNEITVDLFCNIFEESPEKDNPFHLEVNLRGWFKTNSAVEKNELYRYAEINAPAILFPS; translated from the coding sequence ATGATAGACAAGTCTATAGAGAGCAATTTGATTTTTCGGGGGTATAAAGTTTTACATTTATCTTATAAGTTGAATCAGAACTTTAAATCACAGAAGAATAAGTCTATACCGCTTGACTTCAAAGTACGGACTGAATCAACTGTTGATGAAACAAATAATGAGATTACCGTTGATTTATTTTGTAATATATTTGAAGAAAGCCCCGAAAAAGATAATCCATTTCACTTAGAAGTTAATTTACGGGGCTGGTTTAAAACTAACTCTGCTGTTGAAAAGAATGAGTTGTATCGTTATGCAGAAATTAACGCTCCGGCTATTCTTTTTCCTTCTTGA
- a CDS encoding Rpn family recombination-promoting nuclease/putative transposase, giving the protein MLSQALSGKIKKNFIDYTNTRFLTQEVITDITAGDKHYVDILAEVKIKGEDGCVLVHIEPQAYRQANFARRMFIYFSRLYEKHQKRVLPIAVFAHDSKAEETNRHEVEFPFLKVLQFEFYKVQLKRLPWRQYINSNNPVAAALLSKMDYSPRERVQVKIEFLRLLTRMQVDPVSSTLGLRSP; this is encoded by the coding sequence TTGCTCAGCCAGGCCCTCTCAGGTAAAATAAAGAAAAATTTTATCGATTATACGAATACCAGGTTTTTAACCCAGGAAGTTATTACCGATATTACCGCCGGCGACAAACACTACGTTGATATCCTGGCGGAAGTTAAAATCAAAGGCGAAGACGGCTGCGTCCTGGTCCATATCGAGCCCCAGGCCTACCGGCAAGCCAACTTCGCCCGGCGCATGTTTATTTACTTCAGCCGGCTTTACGAAAAACACCAGAAAAGAGTGCTCCCCATCGCCGTCTTTGCCCATGACAGTAAGGCAGAAGAAACCAACCGGCATGAAGTAGAGTTTCCCTTTCTCAAGGTGTTGCAGTTCGAGTTTTACAAAGTACAGCTCAAGAGACTCCCCTGGCGGCAGTACATCAACAGCAACAACCCGGTAGCGGCGGCATTGTTGAGCAAAATGGACTATTCGCCCCGGGAGCGGGTACAGGTAAAGATCGAGTTTTTGCGCCTGTTGACCCGGATGCAGGTGGACCCGGTAAGCTCCACTCTGGGCTTAAGGTCGCCCTAG
- a CDS encoding HD domain-containing protein, with protein MEWELKRARVKKKKFFIRLEAELERKGYTFSEEERLLGKCTSLLHDIGHGPLSHVLEGIITPGKKHEAWARDIILGPTELRCALQKIDPKLPEKICQVLQGDPQWQLLKNIISSQIDIDRMDYLLRDAVMTGTSYGHFDLTRLLAVIELSNKRTGLIINNKGLMAAEQFIFARYYAYWQIYFHKTTRGAEKVLHTIWKRAKELFSQGFLPNDLIPGPLKPFLEDKWNSDDYLAIDDVDIWHALKMWQSSPDPILSDLSKRIWIRELFKPVRLADSASLNFLEVLPRMRHILQQNGYDPDYYLLWDTQSDVAHDYYTSPEEEDTNKPPIRVRDENGREWDIMKLSDPIRAIAGTRKVVIYVYVPDENCRQDVIKLIRK; from the coding sequence ATGGAGTGGGAGCTGAAGAGGGCAAGGGTTAAGAAGAAAAAATTCTTTATAAGGTTAGAAGCAGAACTGGAACGCAAGGGATATACCTTCTCTGAAGAAGAAAGGTTACTTGGAAAGTGCACCAGTCTATTGCATGATATAGGCCATGGTCCACTATCTCATGTTTTAGAAGGCATAATAACTCCCGGGAAGAAACACGAGGCTTGGGCTCGAGATATTATTTTAGGCCCGACGGAACTCCGATGTGCTCTTCAAAAAATAGATCCCAAATTGCCGGAGAAGATATGTCAAGTACTTCAAGGCGATCCTCAGTGGCAGTTACTAAAGAATATCATTTCCTCCCAAATCGATATAGATCGTATGGATTATCTTTTACGTGATGCAGTTATGACCGGGACTAGCTATGGGCATTTTGATCTTACCAGGCTTCTGGCAGTAATCGAATTGAGTAATAAGCGTACGGGTTTAATAATCAATAATAAAGGACTTATGGCGGCAGAACAGTTTATCTTTGCTCGTTACTATGCTTACTGGCAAATATATTTTCATAAGACTACCCGGGGAGCCGAAAAAGTTCTTCATACCATTTGGAAAAGGGCCAAAGAGCTCTTCAGTCAAGGTTTCTTGCCCAATGATTTAATACCTGGTCCCCTTAAACCCTTTCTGGAAGACAAGTGGAATAGCGATGATTATTTAGCTATAGATGATGTTGATATCTGGCATGCTTTAAAAATGTGGCAGTCCAGTCCGGATCCCATTCTGTCTGATTTGTCGAAACGTATTTGGATAAGAGAACTGTTTAAGCCTGTCAGGCTGGCTGATAGCGCCTCGCTTAATTTTTTAGAAGTACTGCCTAGAATGAGACATATACTTCAGCAGAATGGTTATGACCCGGATTATTACCTTTTATGGGATACTCAATCAGATGTAGCCCATGATTATTATACATCGCCTGAAGAAGAAGATACCAACAAACCGCCTATCCGGGTACGTGATGAAAATGGTAGAGAGTGGGACATAATGAAGCTTTCAGACCCGATTCGCGCTATCGCCGGTACGCGCAAAGTTGTGATTTATGTTTATGTTCCAGATGAAAATTGCCGTCAAGATGTGATAAAGTTAATACGAAAATAA
- a CDS encoding DUF1848 domain-containing protein, translated as MLGSQKPLIISASRRTDIPAFYGEWFMRRIREGWVFAYNPYNHRAKKVSLATSQVAAIVFWSKNFRPFLGYLDELDSKGYNMVFLYTITGLPQVFENRVPEATSSISIFQMISKRYSPKHIQWRYDPILVSTYTDWAFHLKTFKVLCQSLEGYTTRCYTSFANLYSKVRRRLNSLEKTGINLIPISEEEQSTLVNELAEIALQHGIQLYSCCNDHLVGGSIKKAHCVDVELLGDLFQINKMAYKIKPTRKECACYESVDIGMYDTCSHDCVYCYANTSFECPPKNLIHDPDFPLLIKNKVIRLEEEEINVERGEVCQQQVFNWE; from the coding sequence GTGCTGGGTTCTCAAAAACCTCTTATTATATCTGCTAGCCGCCGTACTGATATTCCAGCATTTTATGGCGAGTGGTTTATGAGGCGTATCCGTGAGGGTTGGGTTTTTGCCTATAATCCGTATAACCACCGCGCTAAAAAAGTTTCATTAGCAACATCTCAAGTGGCAGCCATTGTTTTCTGGTCCAAAAACTTTAGACCCTTTTTAGGTTATTTGGATGAACTGGATAGTAAGGGTTACAACATGGTTTTTCTTTACACTATCACCGGGTTGCCTCAGGTATTCGAAAACAGGGTGCCAGAGGCTACTAGTTCCATTTCCATTTTCCAAATGATATCGAAACGGTATTCCCCTAAACATATCCAATGGCGCTACGATCCTATATTAGTTAGCACATACACTGATTGGGCGTTTCATCTAAAGACTTTTAAGGTATTGTGCCAGAGCCTTGAAGGATATACCACGAGGTGTTATACAAGCTTTGCTAATCTCTATTCTAAAGTAAGGCGGCGATTGAACTCTTTAGAAAAAACAGGTATTAACTTAATCCCTATTTCTGAAGAAGAACAGTCGACCCTGGTAAATGAACTGGCAGAAATAGCCTTGCAACACGGTATACAATTATATAGCTGTTGTAACGACCATCTGGTAGGCGGGTCTATAAAGAAAGCCCATTGTGTGGACGTGGAGTTATTGGGAGATTTATTTCAAATAAACAAAATGGCTTATAAGATCAAACCTACCCGAAAGGAGTGTGCATGCTACGAAAGTGTAGATATTGGTATGTACGATACATGTTCCCATGATTGTGTATACTGCTATGCAAATACCAGCTTTGAATGCCCCCCCAAAAACCTTATACATGATCCCGATTTCCCGCTCCTCATCAAAAACAAAGTTATTCGATTAGAGGAGGAAGAAATTAACGTGGAACGCGGAGAAGTCTGTCAACAACAGGTGTTCAACTGGGAGTGA
- a CDS encoding HD domain-containing protein, with product MEEDDLRKLRMAALLHDIGHYPLSHVGEAVFMRIQFEKEQVVQKKTPNFGESALTRAGDKIFVTNYRSRCQAS from the coding sequence TTGGAAGAGGATGATTTGAGGAAACTTCGCATGGCTGCCCTTTTGCATGATATTGGTCATTACCCCCTTTCACACGTAGGTGAAGCGGTTTTTATGCGCATTCAATTCGAGAAAGAGCAAGTTGTTCAAAAGAAAACACCCAATTTTGGAGAAAGTGCCTTGACCAGAGCAGGTGATAAAATCTTTGTCACAAATTATCGGTCACGCTGTCAAGCTTCATAG
- a CDS encoding HNH endonuclease, with the protein MFRCIICLRELDNATASEEHIFPEALGGNITIKNVCRECNSKLGRYVDAPLINNWLIEAKRMLLCLPGKSGKIPNPLEKGYIAGDPQHEVRYEFDSSGKPKRLYTVPKVIREEIDTGERIRIILDKSDENRLPIILEKIAQRAKNKSLRMELLSRKEVHVEHPTMELNFTFNLWDWQRGLLKIVYELACMELGPEYLEDPTAAKFRAILRPETLSREQALQQGLKGTIRILGGEKPLLFLVDNPDWMVGGLLATGSSICGYVNLFNIFEGSIVVTVEREKYWTRQDNGIIWVIDVPNKSASRNTLMELVMAFTAESFE; encoded by the coding sequence GTGTTTAGGTGCATTATTTGTCTAAGAGAGCTAGATAACGCAACTGCCAGTGAGGAGCACATTTTTCCGGAAGCGCTTGGGGGAAACATTACTATCAAAAACGTGTGCCGGGAGTGTAATTCCAAACTTGGCAGATATGTGGACGCTCCCTTAATCAACAATTGGTTGATTGAAGCGAAGCGGATGCTACTTTGTTTGCCGGGAAAGAGTGGAAAGATTCCCAATCCTTTAGAAAAGGGATACATTGCCGGTGATCCGCAACACGAAGTTCGTTATGAATTCGATAGTAGCGGCAAACCAAAAAGACTCTATACGGTGCCGAAGGTCATCCGTGAGGAAATCGATACGGGAGAGCGTATACGAATTATCCTGGACAAAAGCGACGAAAATAGACTACCTATTATCCTGGAGAAAATCGCTCAGAGGGCGAAAAATAAGAGCTTGAGGATGGAGTTGCTCTCACGGAAGGAAGTACATGTTGAACATCCAACGATGGAACTGAATTTCACATTCAATCTGTGGGACTGGCAACGGGGCCTGCTCAAAATCGTCTATGAGCTGGCCTGCATGGAGTTGGGGCCAGAGTACTTGGAAGACCCTACCGCGGCGAAATTTCGTGCAATTCTCCGGCCAGAAACCCTTAGCCGAGAGCAAGCTTTACAGCAAGGCCTAAAGGGGACTATCCGCATTCTCGGGGGTGAAAAGCCGCTGCTTTTCCTCGTGGATAATCCAGATTGGATGGTTGGTGGACTACTGGCCACGGGCAGTAGCATTTGCGGTTATGTGAACCTCTTTAACATTTTCGAAGGCAGTATTGTGGTTACCGTGGAGCGGGAAAAATACTGGACGCGCCAGGATAATGGAATCATATGGGTGATAGATGTTCCCAATAAATCGGCCTCCAGGAACACCCTGATGGAACTTGTCATGGCGTTCACTGCGGAGTCCTTTGAATAG
- a CDS encoding GDP-mannose 4,6-dehydratase — protein sequence MAPGPGDRSGGPGYPYPYVISTPPGCRRQGILGTAVRDYIHVDDLAAAQILALASLEQGSTTAAYNLGSGRGYSVLEVIKAAEKVTGQKVPYRGGPPRPGDPAVLVASAEKAMAELGWRPRYTELEDIIATAWQWHRRRPRGYSQGIIFSRMSRGR from the coding sequence ATGGCTCCAGGACCGGGGGATAGAAGTGGTGGGCCTGGATATCCTTATCCTTACGTTATTTCAACGCCGCCGGGGTGTCGCCGGCAGGGGATATTGGGGACGGCGGTGCGGGACTACATCCACGTCGACGACCTAGCGGCAGCCCAAATCCTGGCCCTGGCTTCCCTGGAGCAGGGCAGCACTACGGCGGCCTATAACCTTGGCAGCGGCCGGGGCTATTCGGTTCTGGAGGTAATAAAAGCGGCGGAAAAGGTGACGGGGCAGAAAGTACCTTACCGTGGCGGTCCCCCCCGGCCCGGCGACCCGGCGGTGCTAGTAGCCTCGGCAGAAAAAGCCATGGCGGAGTTAGGGTGGCGGCCGCGGTATACCGAACTGGAGGACATCATTGCTACTGCCTGGCAGTGGCACCGCCGCAGGCCGCGAGGTTATTCTCAAGGTATCATTTTTTCCAGGATGTCGAGGGGGCGGTAA
- a CDS encoding glycosyltransferase family 4 protein, whose amino-acid sequence MTNSKGRILFLATVYTHLAAFHLPFMQLLQSKGYEVHAAASSDQGRKEEVEAIGVRCWEIPFSRSPYSLKNWRAFRELGRLFKACRFDLIHVHTPVASFLGRYLARVTGQGPVLYTAHGFHFYWGASLRNWLLYYPAERLAARWTDGLIVMNREDYDSAVKMGFRPGKNLFYVHGVGVDLKKFAGGTGSINIRERLGLGKNDIVVTCVAEFSTVKNHAFLLEAWSRFIARTKDTSLWLAGDGYLRPYFERLVLEKRIGRVHFLKFCRDIPQVLQETDIFVLVSRREGLPRSLMEAMAAGKPVVASNVRGNRDLVDHGRTGFLVELDDVEGLVGYLELLARDENLRLALGRAGREKIGDYSLDKVLAEMDAVYSRYLPG is encoded by the coding sequence TTGACTAACTCAAAAGGCAGGATTTTGTTTCTCGCCACTGTTTACACCCACCTGGCCGCTTTTCACCTGCCTTTCATGCAGCTTTTGCAAAGTAAAGGATATGAGGTGCACGCGGCGGCCTCCTCAGATCAGGGGAGAAAGGAAGAGGTGGAGGCTATAGGTGTGAGATGCTGGGAAATACCTTTTTCCCGCTCGCCCTATAGCCTTAAAAATTGGCGCGCTTTCAGGGAATTAGGCCGGCTGTTTAAAGCTTGCCGGTTTGATCTCATCCATGTCCACACCCCGGTAGCCAGTTTTTTGGGGAGATATCTGGCCAGGGTTACGGGGCAGGGACCTGTGCTCTATACCGCCCACGGCTTCCACTTTTACTGGGGCGCGTCTTTACGGAACTGGCTCCTTTACTACCCTGCCGAGCGGCTGGCGGCCCGGTGGACGGACGGGCTGATAGTGATGAACAGGGAAGATTACGATAGCGCAGTTAAAATGGGCTTCAGGCCGGGGAAAAACCTCTTTTATGTGCACGGCGTAGGGGTGGACCTGAAGAAGTTTGCCGGGGGTACTGGTAGCATCAATATCCGGGAAAGGCTGGGGTTGGGTAAAAACGATATAGTGGTAACTTGCGTGGCTGAATTTTCAACCGTAAAGAATCATGCTTTTTTGCTAGAGGCATGGTCTAGATTTATTGCCAGAACAAAAGATACCTCTCTCTGGCTGGCCGGTGACGGGTATTTACGGCCTTATTTTGAACGGCTGGTGCTAGAAAAAAGGATTGGCAGGGTTCATTTCCTAAAGTTTTGCCGCGATATACCCCAGGTCTTGCAGGAGACGGATATCTTCGTCCTGGTCTCCCGGCGCGAAGGCCTCCCCAGATCCCTTATGGAAGCCATGGCCGCGGGCAAGCCGGTGGTGGCGAGCAACGTGCGCGGCAACCGGGATCTGGTAGACCACGGCCGGACGGGGTTCCTGGTGGAGCTGGACGACGTAGAGGGGCTGGTTGGCTATTTGGAACTGCTGGCCCGGGATGAAAACCTGCGCCTGGCCTTGGGTAGAGCGGGCCGGGAGAAGATTGGCGATTATTCCCTTGACAAAGTGCTCGCCGAGATGGATGCTGTTTATAGCCGCTATTTACCAGGTTAA
- a CDS encoding type II toxin-antitoxin system VapC family toxin has translation MIDQGSYPNKYVVDTNIIIYTLAGVKAAVWAMKKLEDDDIEVYYSTIVEAELFSFHELTLEQKSKIRGILDIGEIVEVDSNVALKAAKLRAISKKDHNRKLKLPDAIVAATALLLAAVLVTRNVEDFKHLRRHGLHLYNPFEQR, from the coding sequence ATGATCGATCAGGGGTCGTACCCGAATAAATATGTGGTCGATACTAACATAATTATTTATACACTGGCAGGAGTAAAAGCAGCAGTTTGGGCAATGAAGAAACTAGAAGACGACGATATAGAAGTCTATTATTCAACAATAGTCGAGGCAGAGCTGTTTTCATTCCATGAACTAACTCTTGAACAAAAATCAAAGATAAGAGGTATTCTGGATATAGGAGAAATAGTGGAAGTTGATTCTAACGTCGCTCTTAAAGCCGCCAAATTACGCGCCATTAGTAAAAAGGATCATAATCGCAAGCTAAAATTACCAGATGCCATCGTTGCAGCTACAGCCTTATTATTAGCGGCTGTTTTAGTCACACGGAATGTTGAAGATTTCAAACATCTTCGCAGGCATGGTCTACATTTATACAATCCTTTTGAACAAAGATAA
- a CDS encoding DUF4351 domain-containing protein has product MELITAFFESYLVLNPEEEKTLQEKLPEELQPEEVQRVMELTTSWHLKGWQQGRQEGRQEGRQEILLRQLRKRLGTISSEVEAKIKTLSVEQLDDLAEKILDITSEDELLKVLDIKH; this is encoded by the coding sequence ATGGAACTGATAACCGCCTTTTTTGAAAGCTACCTGGTATTAAACCCCGAAGAAGAAAAAACCTTGCAAGAGAAGTTGCCGGAAGAACTTCAACCCGAGGAGGTGCAAAGGGTTATGGAATTAACCACATCCTGGCATTTAAAAGGCTGGCAGCAGGGCAGGCAGGAAGGCAGGCAGGAAGGCAGGCAGGAAATACTTTTAAGACAGCTAAGGAAACGCCTGGGTACCATTTCTTCTGAAGTGGAAGCGAAGATAAAGACTTTATCAGTGGAGCAGCTAGATGACCTGGCTGAAAAGATACTTGACATCACCAGCGAGGATGAACTGTTGAAGGTCCTTGATATTAAACATTGA
- the galE gene encoding UDP-glucose 4-epimerase GalE produces MAKVLVTGGAGYIGSHVVKALGERGYQVLTYDSLITGHPWAVLYGDLVVGDLLDAAKLEEVIREFRPDAVMHFAAHIVVPESVAQPLKYYINNVQGTLNLLDCMKKGWVDKLIFSSSAAVYGIPEQIPVPEEAPLNPINPYGYSKAMVERVLQDVSAVGGISYVSLRYFNVAGADRDGRIGEGKEDAPHLITLAIRTAAGKRPYLSVYGTDYPTPDGTCIRDYIHVEDLAAAHVLALEYLLDGGRSEVFNCGYGRGYTVLEVIAAAKKVTGVDFPVRYEGRRPGDPPVLVADAKKIRARLGWKPLYDDLEGIIYSAWQWERKREKVLAGR; encoded by the coding sequence ATGGCTAAAGTATTGGTCACCGGCGGTGCGGGATATATCGGCAGCCACGTGGTCAAGGCCCTGGGGGAGAGGGGTTACCAGGTGCTGACCTATGACAGCCTTATTACAGGCCACCCCTGGGCTGTCTTATACGGCGACCTGGTGGTGGGCGACCTTTTGGACGCCGCCAAACTGGAAGAGGTTATCCGGGAGTTCCGGCCCGACGCCGTCATGCACTTTGCGGCCCATATTGTCGTCCCCGAGTCCGTGGCCCAGCCCCTGAAATATTACATAAACAACGTGCAGGGCACCCTGAACCTCCTGGACTGCATGAAAAAGGGCTGGGTTGATAAGCTCATTTTCTCTTCCAGCGCCGCCGTCTACGGCATCCCGGAGCAAATCCCGGTGCCGGAAGAAGCCCCCTTAAACCCCATTAACCCGTACGGGTACAGCAAGGCCATGGTGGAAAGGGTGCTGCAGGATGTGTCGGCTGTCGGTGGGATAAGCTACGTATCCCTTCGGTATTTTAATGTTGCCGGCGCCGACCGGGACGGCAGGATCGGCGAGGGGAAAGAAGACGCGCCCCACCTCATCACTCTGGCCATCCGCACAGCGGCGGGCAAAAGGCCGTATTTAAGCGTCTACGGCACCGACTATCCCACCCCTGACGGTACCTGCATCCGCGACTACATCCACGTGGAGGACCTGGCGGCGGCCCACGTCCTGGCCCTGGAGTATCTGCTGGACGGCGGCCGGAGCGAAGTATTTAACTGCGGTTACGGCCGGGGTTATACCGTCCTGGAAGTGATTGCAGCGGCCAAAAAGGTGACCGGTGTAGACTTCCCGGTGCGCTACGAAGGTCGGCGGCCGGGCGACCCGCCGGTCCTGGTGGCCGATGCCAAAAAGATCCGCGCGCGTCTGGGATGGAAACCTTTGTACGACGACCTGGAGGGCATTATTTACTCTGCCTGGCAGTGGGAGCGGAAGAGGGAAAAGGTTTTGGCGGGGAGGTAA